A section of the Schistosoma haematobium chromosome ZW, whole genome shotgun sequence genome encodes:
- a CDS encoding hypothetical protein (SECRETED:SignalP(1-26)), whose protein sequence is MFSLIMYRILFIFFDILSFNNYSTNGFILHLPLSISNLSTSQLTNQSLYTEDLTINNTNVFNESILEKTYQNQTEEIEEELFVKGSAGVWVISVMSGTCILTIAFIVRGLFSRAEAFHDGTENHHGTDINGGFIGGNGFASGGADMGFLTTNMV, encoded by the coding sequence ATGTTTAGTTTAATAATGTATcgaatattattcatttttttcgaTATACTATCATTCAACAATTATAGTACAAATGGATTTATATTACATTTACCACTGAGCATCTCTAATTTATCAACATCACaattaaccaatcaatcattataTACAGAGGATCTTACAATCAATAATACGAATGTTTTCAATGAAAGCATTCTTGAAAAAACTTATCAGAATCAAACAGAAGAAATAGAAGAGGAATTATTTGTCAAAGGTAGTGCTGGTGTATGGGTTATTAGTGTAATGAGTGGGACATGTATATTAACAATTGCATTTATTGTTAGAGGTTTATTCTCACGAGCTGAAGCATTCCATGATGGTACAGAAAATCACCATGGTACAGATATTAATGGTGGTTTCATTGGAGGTAATGGATTCGCTAGTGGTGGAGCAGATATGGGTTTTTTAACAACAAATATGGTATGA